Part of the Lotus japonicus ecotype B-129 chromosome 6, LjGifu_v1.2 genome, CCTTCAGTATATGAAGAATTGGAAGGTTGCTTGCTTCTGGATCCTGATTGTTCTGGTAATTGTGATGAAGATGGACAGTGTAATCATCTGCTTCTCTTTGATGTAATCAATGAGGGATTGTTAGAGATTTTTGGGAGATCATACAGCTATTATCCAAGACCCTTGTCCTATCTCTCTCATGTTCATCCCTTGCCAGCAGGAGGTGATGTTCTTCATAAAGTATGGACACTCATTAGCTGGTATCTGAACTCAACTTCTGATGCTTACCAATCATTGGATTACTATGTGAGCAAAGATTTAGGAAGAAGTGATGGGTGGATGAACCTCCAATTTGATTCTGAATGTGTGGGGCTTGAGCTAGATGACTTGATTTTTGATGATCTTTTAGAGGAAATTATCTGCACTTAAGTTTTGGCTTGGTATTTTCCTCATATATACTACTTCTCATAGCATTATGGTTAAGTTTTGATGTAAGAGTTAATGTAGCTACTAGTGTTTATTCTTCCTCTTGCTATTCCTTCTCAAAGAGAATGATTCAAGGAAATATATTTGTAAATTAATCACGCACAGCTGGATAGTTGTTTGAATCTTACACAACCATATAAAATTGAATATCTGTGCAtctgaataaaattaaaaatgtaaTGACAGTGGTTTATGTTGAAGTGTTTACCATCACATATTGTGTGACCCATTTATGTTGTCTGAGTCTTACAGGCTTCATGTGTTGTCCTCAATCTGGGCTGGCCTCACCTTCGAGGTGGTACGGTCAATCCAACAACAATAATCATTCAGACAAAGATTTGATGATAACGGAGCTTGTTGTCCAAGCTATTTTGGTTACACACTAGTAAAAATATTCACCACATAGGCACAACCTacaaaaataaaacccaaaCAAAATAACATCCAAAACCTGTTAAGCAAACATTTcacaaattattttaatatcatgGACGTACATGTGCACAAATTTCCCTTGACATTGCCCTTGATCCTGAATTTTACTTTACAAAACTATTCATAACATATCTTATTGAATAGCACTAACAGACCTAACATAGGAAAATATAATTAGGTAAAGTCAGCAAAATAAAACTTATCATAAGAAAATTAAACATACAAATGTGGTGAATGTAGTGAATACTTCGATAGCCGGCTATATGTAGTGAATATTGTGACGGTGCGATATTGAGGCGACGGAAATGAGGCAATGTGGTGCCGGTAGTGCAACAACCAACAATATGAGGCTTAGCCGTATAGGGTGTGCGAAAGACAATGTGACGTAGCCTAGCAGTATGATTGTGGGGGTAGTGTCACTGATATGTAGCAGTGGGAGTAGGGCGACCGGAGAGCACGAGGCAGGGGAAGTCCGTAAAAGTGGCAGATATGGTTTCCGAGGGAGAATGTGAGTTTTGTTGAAGAGGACGCACGGGGAAGAACATTTGGCTTCGCTACAGGGAGGGTTATAGTGGCAGAGGAGGTGAGACCAAGGAGGGTCATAGTAACGGAGAACGGTCACAAGAACGAGTAGCAAACAAGAGAGAGGGACAGAGGAGGAGTGTGACGAGGGGCGATAGAGGAAGGAAATGGGCGGTAGAGAGAGCAGACAAGGAACATAAGAGAGAAAATTGGGTTTAGAACTACACCAGAGAGAGGTTTATAAGGAAGCCTTTGTCGGGAAACCTAAAGAAAGTAGTGTCGGTTCTAGCTGATGCCAACTTTCACGCCCACAAAAGTAGGTCGCATCTACACAAAGTTAATGTTAGTCACGTCGACCCAATACTTGTCCATGAATGTAGAGTCGGTCATCTTCCATTGCTATGTGTCAGTGGGCAGAAGCTAAGTTGTTTAATGCTTTAAGCGTCTGCTGCAACTGAAATCAATGAAATGAAATTATGAATTGTCGAATGCTGACGCTAAGTTGCGACAGCCTGACCGACGCTAAATGCAAGTGGTTTTTTTCCTTGTAGCTTTGGTTTAGCTATGCAAACAAGTCTGATTTAGCGTTGACGCTTAATTTTGACGCTAAATCTCACCTTTATTGTAGTTGTATATAGGACTAGGAAGGCTAAAAAAAATCTATGTTTGAGGCTGCAAAGACTATCCAAGGTTGAACACGGAAAAACTATGTGTGTAAATACAGGGCAATGTACAGACTTTTCGGGGTCTAAGGCGAAAATGTGAAAGGGGTCTTTTCttataataattataaagagacttaatatattatataaaatataaatttatatattaatcttctattttttttagctGCAAAATCATTTGTTGTATCATGTTTTCACCATTGTCAGTATCATCTCTAGGTAGTTGTTCTACACCGTTGTCAGTATTATTTAAAGGTGGTTATTCTATAACATTTTCCTCGTTGGTTAGGGAATTGAGATAGGTTAatagggattttttttttgtgatactttaaatgacattaattataatattgattaatttaaaaaaagatgATTTTGATTGACTAATTTTTAGGAAAGAGAGAGATTCTAAATTATTTTACCTTGATCAGTTAAAATTTGTTAATAGTTactactaataaaaaaaattggggctaaaaatattttgtttttttgtggGGCCTTAGGCTGGTGCTTTTTCTTAACATACTACACGGCCctgtgtaaatttttttttttagataggCCGGCCCTGTGTAAATAATATGGAACAGTTTGGGAGGGAAATAAATCATATCTAGTTGATTTTGTGAAGACTAAGTGTGAAAAATAATATCTAGTTGTAAGTTTGAATAGTCTGCGAATACTTTTTGTAATCTTTGTTGAAAGATAGTAGAAAATTTTAAAGACTGGAACTGGAGGCAGCCCGAGAATggtgaaccaagataaaaaATTTACTTGTGTGTTCTTATCTTCTTTTATCTAAGGGTTTGAATTAATTCTTTATGTTGTCAAATTATTTTAACTATTTATCCAAAGAATTTTAAAAAGATTTTAACCAATTTTAACATCCTCTTCCTTCCTTGTGTTATCTTTTCACTCTCAAATGGAAATTTAAATGATGACTTATATTATTTGTTGGTTTCATTAGATCTTTGAGTTATTGGGTATCATGATGATAAATAAATGTCTCTTGTGTCGTGTTATAAGAGTTTGGGGTGGATTGGAAACTGACCAAAATGGATATAGTAATAAGACGTGGGAGAGATACTACTCATCGAGTACATACTTACCAACTTAAATACCCTCAAGAAGCGAATAAAGAACGCTAACTTCTCATTTAAAtttggttaaatatgtttttaatctCCCTAGAATAGCGACTAATTGATTTTGGCCCCCCTtaaatttttgttaattttagttACCCTAAAATAACGAATTATTGATTATTGTTCCTTCATTTTTGTGACGGTTTAAACCGCAACAAACACATTTTGTGGcagttgcttataaaaaaaacatttattgtTTATTATTATTCATTGACACATCATGATAATCAAATGGATCTGGATCACCGTGGATAAAAGTGGTTATTTCAACTCTTAAGGTTGAGAGTTCGATTTATAGGAGATGCACTTTTGGAGAGACATTTTCACCATATACGAGTCGAACATAATTATACCCATGGAAGATACTTTtagttaaagaaaaaaaatataatcctTGTGAGTCATATTTGACTTactattaatatataaaatgaTACAAATTATATAACTTTGGGTCAACACTTATAAAGATATATTACAATTAATTAGAAGAACAAAATATCTTTGCATCTCAAAGTAACTCGCATTGTCCCCGtagaatagctcaagtggtaggagttgtgagacatatgagttgagtaTGGAGaagtccagggatcgattcttggtgggtgtaatttatctttctgatgtacaaaaaaaaagtaactcgCATTCAGTTagaaatggaaagaaaagataGGGAGACTCAACAATAAATTGAGAAAAGATAGATAAATCGGTACTGTAATGAGCAATGTgatataaaataaagtaaaacaAAAATCGCTAATGTTTATATTCAAAGGTGAACAACACCCTAGCCTCTAGGGTTCGCTGCCTTTCCCAGGCCGGAGATAGGAAACTACTACTCACCTTTATAATTATATAAGTTCATTTAATTTTCATAGAAGACAacttattcatttatttttattttgatacaTGGAAGCAAAGGTTAAGACCATACATATAGATAGTTGGTCACCTTTACCCTCATCAACATAAGGGGAAAGTAAGCAAAGTAGATTCTCTCAATGAGTATGATCATGAACCATATTCAGGAAACTCAATGTCCAAAGCCAACGACACGTCCTGGACCATTTCTAGGCGTATTGTCACTGCCACCGCCAGAGCTTCCACCCCCACCAAAGCCACTGCCACTTCCTGATCCAGTTCCTATCCCAAAACCACCAccttctccaccaccaccttgaCTACCCCCACTCCCTCTTCCTCTACCAATTCCAAAGCCCGAGCCACCACCGCTTCCACTTCCActtccaccacctcctccaaaAATAGGAGAGTCAGAAGGAGTTATGTTATCAATGAGACCAAATCGTTCCGGACCTTTTGCACCACTACCACCAGAGCCTCCTCCCCCACCACCGCCTCTACCACTCCCAGAGCCAGTTCCTATCCCAACACCAACAccttctccaccaccaccttgaCTACCCCCACTCCCTCTTCCTCTGCCAATTCCATAGCCCGAGCCACCACCACTTCCacttccacctccaccacctcctccaaaAATAGGTGAGTCAGAAGGAGTTTTGACATCAATTGGACCAGATAGTCCTGGACCTTTTCTACCACCACCGCCATTGCCTCCACCAGAGCTTCCACCCCTACCAATGCCACTACCACTACCGGAGCCCGTTCCTATTCCAACTCCACCTccttctccaccaccaccttggCCACCCCCACTCCCTCTTCCTCTGCCTATTCCATATCCCGAGCCACCACCACTTCCacttccacctccaccacctcctccaaaAATAGGTGAGTCAGAAGGGGTTTTGACATCGATAGGACCAGAGCGTCCTGGACCATTTCTTCCACCACCGCCAGAGCGTCCGCCGCCACCAAAGCCGCTACCACTACCTGAGCCAGTTCCCACCCCAATACCACCTCCTTCTCCACCACCGCCTTGGCTACCACCGCTCCCTCTTCCAGAGCCCTGTCCAACACCGGAGCCACCACCCCTTCCAGTACCActtccaccacctcctccaaaACTAGGAGAATCAGAGAGAGCTTTGTCTTCAACGGGACCACCAGAACGTGATGGATATTGTGGGTCGAGTTTTTCGGTCATGACCGTGGAGCttagaagaaaaagagaaaatgcTACGCAGAACAAAACTAGCCGAGCCATGTTTGTCGTCTAAACTCTACGAAGTGTttactctttttattttttttatgacaaAATGTGCTCATTGCAGGTGCATTTTATAGTGATTTGAATGAAGCGGTGGTTATGGCCATTACTTTGAGGTGGCATTTTAAGCACAGTATGCGGAACATCATGATGTCGTCGATCATTACTTACACGTTATGATTGCGACTCTTTAGAGACATGAACACTCTACACGTAATGTAGGCATGTATATCATTctttgaaggaaaaagatggTTTCACATTCACTCGAGGCACACTCCAACCGTCCAATGAATGAGATAGGACTATTGGTCAAGAAAGGTGAGAATTAACAACAATAATATATGCATactcattttcaaaacattacatttccacatatttttatttttatctctttccTCTTACGATTtatcaataatgatatatacacacctcattttttaaacactctatttccatatcttttatttttatctctcttctattatcatctatcacatttcatattttctctctcttactttttttttctttctatctctctcctcattccacatCTTTTTAtctcaaagagaggtgtgaatgaaacattattctatcatctatcacatctcatactttctctctctcacttttctttttttcatatctctctcttcatttcaCCTCCAAGAGAGGTGTGAATAGAACATTATTCGAGAATTGCGatagaataaaacaaaaataaaagtgCGTTTCTTTCAAAATAGATTTTTGGAAACACTAtgactatgtttgacatgtcatttcagctagcttaaaacttattttactagtttaaagcttatttgactaacttaaaaacttgttaaaagtgtttgataaatgagcttattttagtagcttaaagctttaagctataaatTATCTGAGGTAGCTTATAGTTTAAAGCTTAttgaatttattctcatttttatccttatcattttaataaaattatgttATTACCCTTTTATATTATGAAAACAATAAActctaattatttttaattttaaaataattagtaCCATTTAGGTCATCCATACCACTACaatttttaggcttaaatgtATTTTAAGTCACTATATAACTTTGTAACagaaattaaaattacttttttgaCTTTCATATCTGTTGAATGCTTTATTTTTTACAAACAAATCAATTTGAATGTTATTTCCCTGaggaatttttaattaaatatattttaagtcGACTTAGTAAACTTTGTAACAGAAATTAAAATTAGCTTTTTAAAATTCATatctgttgaatttttttttacaaacaaATCTGTTGAATATAATGTTATTTCCCTGAGAAAactttaattaaattaagtcTAATTCCTTTCATGTTAGCAAATTTTGATCAATCAACACAGTTCATTTGTGAATGTAGTCGACGGAAAGtaatcatatataaaaaaaaaaatttacatcaaTTTTAGTGTTTATAAATTTTTGGAATCATATAACAGTCTCTCCTCTATCActaccttcttcttctcctctttcattttcatcttcattttcctcCTCTATAACTTAACTCATGCATATATTTCTTCTAgaaactactccctccgttcctgattttttattgttttaacttttggcataaattccaaaacttttgttgttttacaaactaaatgcattttttctctattttttccaTGTATACCCTCATTTAGTACTATATCTCTCACATATatacactagacttgaaaagtgagcttgtatGTACTCTAAAGtttgagtaaagtacactcacccctctcaaggtttgttagaattacattccaccccattcttgtctaaaatctacaccccaccccattttatatagatgcaaatttagtgacgaaaaatattcttcattaataattagttattatttaaattgttaatcaattatttcaaaaaatattttcaatataatccaataaatttaaaaatgaaaacatcacagtcctcctcattctctcaatcgcggtcttcctccataaattcaaaatgcaaattctgcaatagcacacccgaccggtttacaaaccatatctcgaacatagggaaacatgcttgtgttttcatatttggtaataattcaattttaatcaaaataatctctttatacctcaaattttgaaaattggattgtagacccaaaaagcaagacaaatgggtgaagaaaatagagaaacaaaattaagaaatatgaagtgtgaaattctggttctcgcacaggacagatgtcgaacgcgatgttgggacaatcggttcgacaattgcacaacagtacataaattaaatcaacgaaaaaaacacagggaattgttaacccagttcggtgcaacatcacctacatctggaggataccaatccaggagtcaattcactatcaaataatagctctcaggtcacatgaaagtccctcctatacctaagtactcccccttagtatagagtctcttcaatgtctaccactattacataagtgaatctagcttagcccttctcctctaagctatgaggaaacttcccctaactcctaatgatcactgccacagtgaccgatcccttacaagagattgaaagatagatctcatgatcaaacaacaatttga contains:
- the LOC130722899 gene encoding glycine-rich cell wall structural protein 1.0-like, giving the protein MTEKLDPQYPSRSGGPVEDKALSDSPSFGGGGGSGTGRGGGSGVGQGSGRGSGGSQGGGGEGGGIGVGTGSGSGSGFGGGGRSGGGGRNGPGRSGPIDVKTPSDSPIFGGGGGGGSGSGGGSGYGIGRGRGSGGGQGGGGEGGGVGIGTGSGSGSGIGRGGSSGGGNGGGGRKGPGLSGPIDVKTPSDSPIFGGGGGGGSGSGGGSGYGIGRGRGSGGSQGGGGEGVGVGIGTGSGSGRGGGGGGGSGGSGAKGPERFGLIDNITPSDSPIFGGGGGSGSGSGGGSGFGIGRGRGSGGSQGGGGEGGGFGIGTGSGSGSGFGGGGSSGGGSDNTPRNGPGRVVGFGH